In Dehalococcoidia bacterium, a genomic segment contains:
- a CDS encoding NUDIX domain-containing protein produces MREVPVVTVFLLRRGPGGDRVLLLRRSGAVGTYRGRWAGVSGYLEDDPLRQAMREVAEETGLGEEDVRLVRAGAPVHAPDPRLGRLWVVYPFLMQVRQGAQIRLDWEHVAARWVRPASVFLYPTVPRLPEALSAVYPLVPAEVEEVARTLAMDRRRGAGELAMLALTALREVAQKAPKALRAAACLLARARPGMPGIAMAIAHAYAAVRPSPDVADALSRHLSLRQEAGARLVARGAEALPAGTILTYSRSSTVEAIILARRPQRVVVSEGRPLLEGVALAHTLAQAGIPVTLVTEAQLGEALREAQAALVGADAILPDGTVLNKVGTSSLALLCRRAGVPFLVAADSTKLLPPSPARHLLLEEGEAEEVAAHLPPLVEVRNRRFDLTPGRWVSAYLTEEGVMAPSQWRRLLPRAVRAWRALLGRACDLG; encoded by the coding sequence GTGCGAGAAGTCCCCGTCGTCACGGTCTTCTTGCTGCGGCGGGGGCCTGGAGGCGACCGCGTCCTCCTCCTTCGCCGCAGCGGAGCCGTGGGCACATACCGGGGCCGCTGGGCAGGGGTAAGCGGCTATCTGGAGGACGACCCCCTCCGCCAGGCCATGCGAGAGGTGGCCGAGGAGACGGGCCTGGGGGAGGAGGATGTGAGGCTGGTGCGCGCCGGGGCCCCGGTGCATGCCCCTGACCCCCGCCTGGGGCGCCTATGGGTGGTGTACCCCTTCCTGATGCAGGTGCGCCAGGGCGCTCAGATCCGCCTGGATTGGGAGCATGTAGCAGCCCGCTGGGTGCGGCCAGCATCGGTCTTCCTCTATCCGACAGTCCCCCGCCTTCCCGAGGCCTTGAGCGCTGTTTATCCCCTGGTGCCGGCGGAGGTGGAGGAGGTGGCCAGGACGCTGGCTATGGACCGCCGGCGAGGGGCGGGGGAGCTGGCGATGCTGGCCCTTACCGCTCTGCGGGAGGTGGCCCAAAAGGCCCCCAAGGCCCTGCGGGCGGCTGCCTGCCTTCTGGCCCGCGCCCGCCCTGGTATGCCGGGCATCGCCATGGCCATCGCCCATGCCTATGCCGCCGTCCGCCCCTCGCCCGACGTTGCCGATGCCCTGTCGCGGCACCTCTCCCTAAGGCAGGAGGCAGGGGCACGCCTGGTGGCTCGGGGGGCGGAGGCCCTGCCTGCGGGCACCATCCTCACCTACAGCCGCAGCTCCACGGTGGAGGCCATCATCCTGGCCCGCAGGCCCCAGAGGGTGGTGGTGAGCGAAGGGCGCCCTCTGCTGGAGGGGGTAGCCTTGGCCCACACCCTGGCCCAGGCTGGCATCCCCGTCACCCTTGTCACCGAGGCCCAGCTGGGGGAGGCCTTACGGGAGGCCCAGGCGGCCCTGGTGGGCGCCGACGCCATCCTCCCCGATGGCACCGTCCTCAACAAGGTGGGGACTTCCTCCCTAGCTCTCCTCTGTCGGCGGGCGGGCGTTCCCTTTCTGGTGGCGGCAGACTCCACCAAGCTTCTGCCCCCCTCGCCAGCTCGCCACCTCCTGTTGGAGGAGGGTGAGGCGGAGGAAGTGGCCGCCCACCTGCCCCCTCTGGTGGAGGTGCGCAATCGCCGCTTCGACCTCACCCCTGGGCGATGGGTGAGCGCATATCTCACAGAGGAGGGGGTCATGGCCCCCTCCCAGTGGCGGAGGCTCCTGCCCCGGGCAGTGAGGGCCTGGCGGGCCCTATTGGGCAGGGCCTGCGATCTGGGCTGA
- a CDS encoding SAM-dependent methyltransferase: MDEFQEDGSRALVEALARRIRRWGPITFRDYMEICLYHPRYGYYAAPRPPMGHGGDYLTSPELGPVFPVLLGRQLHQMWEVMGCPHPFQVVEVGGGTGALARGILAWARRHRPLFYRALRYIVVERSPYLRGLARRTLVAAGFGGRASFPRDLPPASVVGCILANEVVDAFPAHRVYRQGEELLEVYVGWDGRALREELGPLSTPDIAAYFRRLGLLPGEGCYAEVNLEAPSFMRWVGQRLSRGFALIIDYGYEAPELYAPWRRDGTLMCFYRHRPSPSPYLRPGAQDMTAQVDFTTLMEAGQEVGLRPLGLTDQAHFLARLGIEDALRAPGLDPEEFLARRRAISELMDPAGLGRLRVLVLEKGVGPCRLQGLHG; the protein is encoded by the coding sequence ATGGACGAGTTCCAGGAGGATGGCAGCAGAGCGCTGGTGGAGGCCCTGGCTCGTCGCATCCGCCGCTGGGGGCCTATAACGTTTCGCGACTACATGGAGATATGTCTCTATCACCCGCGGTATGGCTACTACGCTGCCCCTCGTCCTCCCATGGGCCACGGTGGCGACTACCTCACCAGCCCCGAGCTAGGGCCCGTCTTCCCTGTCCTGCTGGGGCGCCAGCTCCACCAGATGTGGGAGGTCATGGGCTGTCCCCATCCCTTTCAGGTGGTGGAGGTGGGGGGAGGGACGGGGGCCCTGGCGCGGGGCATCCTGGCCTGGGCCAGGCGGCACCGTCCACTTTTCTACCGGGCCCTGCGCTATATTGTGGTGGAGCGGAGCCCGTATCTGCGGGGCCTGGCCCGCCGCACCTTGGTCGCCGCTGGCTTTGGGGGGAGGGCCTCCTTCCCTAGGGATCTTCCCCCTGCCTCGGTGGTGGGGTGCATCCTGGCCAACGAGGTGGTGGACGCCTTCCCCGCGCACCGCGTCTATAGGCAGGGGGAGGAGCTATTGGAGGTATATGTGGGCTGGGACGGCCGGGCCCTACGGGAGGAGTTGGGCCCCCTCTCCACCCCCGACATCGCTGCCTACTTCCGGCGCCTGGGCCTTCTGCCTGGGGAGGGGTGTTATGCGGAGGTGAACCTGGAAGCTCCCTCCTTCATGCGGTGGGTGGGGCAGAGGCTTTCCAGGGGCTTTGCCCTCATCATCGACTACGGCTATGAGGCGCCCGAGCTGTACGCCCCCTGGCGGCGGGACGGCACCCTCATGTGCTTCTACCGCCACCGCCCCTCCCCTAGCCCCTACCTGCGCCCCGGCGCCCAGGACATGACCGCCCAGGTGGACTTCACCACCCTCATGGAGGCAGGGCAAGAGGTGGGGCTACGCCCCCTAGGCCTCACCGACCAGGCCCACTTCCTGGCCCGCCTGGGCATTGAGGACGCCTTGCGCGCCCCAGGGCTGGACCCAGAGGAGTTCTTGGCCCGCCGGCGGGCCATCAGCGAGCTCATGGACCCGGCGGGGCTGGGCCGCCTGCGGGTGCTCGTCCTCGAGAAGGGGGTGGGGCCGTGCCGCCTGCAGGGCCTCCACGGATAG
- a CDS encoding MarR family transcriptional regulator, which yields MDREQLLEEGFLLLARLLAWADPSRLEEWAELGLTITQIRILFMLRRLPGPSARQLAQELEVSPSTLTRIMDRLERHGLVRRVTDRQDRRQVRHLLTPKGREMVARLEQTGRARLGGLMSRLSSDELQQVVEALRILHRSIAQEEGTEAVRP from the coding sequence ATGGACAGAGAGCAACTGCTGGAGGAGGGCTTTCTGCTGTTGGCCCGCCTCTTGGCATGGGCCGACCCCAGCCGGCTGGAGGAGTGGGCGGAGCTGGGGCTCACCATCACTCAGATCCGCATCCTGTTCATGCTGCGGCGGCTGCCGGGCCCCTCCGCCCGTCAGCTGGCTCAGGAGCTGGAGGTGAGCCCCTCCACCCTTACTCGGATCATGGACCGCTTGGAGAGGCACGGCCTGGTGCGGCGGGTCACCGACCGTCAGGACCGGCGCCAGGTGCGTCACCTCCTCACCCCTAAGGGGCGGGAGATGGTGGCCCGCCTGGAACAGACGGGCCGTGCCCGCCTGGGGGGCCTCATGTCCCGCCTCTCTTCGGACGAGCTGCAGCAGGTGGTGGAGGCCTTGCGCATCCTCCACCGGTCTATAGCCCAGGAGGAGGGGACGGAGGCGGTGAGACCATGA
- a CDS encoding DoxX family membrane protein: MTAPERKMATTSIMPEGVARIFTSPAFAWLWLVARMYLGYQWLEASIHKLSDPAWMSTGQAVKSFWERAVQVPPPPARPPIAYDWYRDFIQFMLEREWYTWFAKLVAVSQLLVGIALVLGAFTAIAAAAGAFMNMNFMLAGTASTNPVLLVLGILIILAWRIAGYWGLDRVLLWAVGTPWEPGALARRAMRSIGSGRWLRPGPRVT, translated from the coding sequence ATGACAGCTCCCGAAAGGAAGATGGCCACCACATCCATCATGCCGGAAGGGGTGGCCCGCATCTTCACCAGCCCTGCGTTCGCCTGGCTGTGGCTGGTAGCACGCATGTACCTGGGCTACCAGTGGCTAGAGGCGAGCATCCACAAGCTCTCCGACCCGGCATGGATGAGCACCGGCCAAGCCGTCAAGAGCTTCTGGGAGCGCGCGGTGCAGGTGCCGCCACCGCCGGCTAGGCCGCCCATCGCCTACGATTGGTACCGCGACTTCATCCAGTTCATGCTGGAGAGGGAGTGGTACACGTGGTTTGCCAAGCTGGTGGCTGTGAGCCAGCTGCTGGTGGGCATTGCCCTGGTGCTGGGCGCCTTCACAGCCATCGCTGCCGCTGCCGGTGCGTTCATGAACATGAACTTCATGCTCGCCGGCACCGCCAGCACTAACCCGGTGCTGCTGGTCCTGGGCATCCTGATCATCCTGGCCTGGCGCATCGCTGGCTACTGGGGCCTGGACAGGGTGCTGCTGTGGGCCGTGGGCACCCCTTGGGAGCCGGGGGCGCTGGCGCGGCGGGCCATGAGGAGCATCGGCAGCGGGAGATGGCTGAGGCCCGGCCCGAGGGTGACCTAG
- the nusA gene encoding transcription termination factor NusA, translating into MKSEFLIAITQLAAEKNLPREVVLRAVEAALVSAYKKDAGLQGNISVRIDPERGTVHVYQHRTVVEEVTDPKTEISLEEARRIKPNARIGDVITTEVTPQGAGRIAAQTAKQVVLQKLREAERDRVYEEFSAREGEVVSGVIQRVEPRQVVVDLGRTEAILPASEQVRGEQYRPGQRMKFYLLEVQRTPKGPQLILSRTHKNLVKRLLELEVPEVARGLVEIKAVAREPGQRSKVAVAARQAGVDPVGACVGLRGLRIQNVIQELGGERIDVVEWDKDPARFVANALSPAQVSRVIVQEETNTAVVVVPDKQLSLAIGKEGQNARLAAKLTGWRIDIKPESMVERLAAPKVGAVVEERRPLQPWEEVIEREEVVAVEAPMAEAPAEAPSEAPAEEVAAPQPTARPVIRFAEEVLGERRRLEKEEVKAKRKKGRRPRPTDEEEELLEEWEEL; encoded by the coding sequence ATGAAGAGCGAGTTCCTGATCGCCATCACCCAGTTGGCGGCGGAGAAGAACCTCCCCAGGGAGGTGGTGCTGAGGGCGGTGGAGGCCGCCCTCGTCTCAGCCTATAAGAAGGATGCTGGCCTGCAGGGCAACATATCGGTGCGCATCGACCCCGAGCGGGGCACCGTCCATGTCTACCAGCACCGCACCGTGGTGGAGGAGGTGACGGACCCCAAGACGGAGATCTCCCTGGAGGAGGCGCGCCGCATAAAGCCCAACGCCCGCATCGGCGACGTCATCACCACAGAGGTGACACCTCAGGGGGCGGGGCGCATTGCCGCCCAGACGGCCAAGCAGGTGGTCCTGCAGAAGCTGCGGGAGGCGGAGCGGGACCGGGTCTACGAGGAGTTCTCGGCCCGCGAAGGGGAAGTGGTATCGGGCGTCATCCAGCGGGTGGAGCCGCGTCAGGTGGTGGTGGACTTGGGGCGGACAGAGGCTATCCTGCCGGCCTCGGAGCAGGTGCGGGGCGAGCAGTACCGGCCTGGGCAGCGCATGAAGTTCTACCTGCTGGAGGTCCAGCGCACCCCCAAGGGTCCCCAGCTCATCCTCTCCCGCACCCACAAGAACCTGGTGAAGAGGTTGCTGGAGCTGGAGGTGCCGGAGGTGGCGCGGGGCCTAGTGGAGATAAAGGCGGTGGCCCGCGAGCCGGGCCAGCGCAGCAAGGTGGCAGTGGCCGCCCGCCAGGCGGGGGTGGACCCCGTGGGGGCCTGCGTGGGCCTGCGCGGCCTGCGCATCCAGAACGTCATCCAGGAGCTGGGGGGTGAGCGCATCGATGTGGTGGAGTGGGACAAGGACCCCGCCCGCTTCGTGGCCAACGCCCTCAGCCCCGCCCAGGTGAGCCGTGTCATCGTGCAGGAGGAGACCAACACGGCGGTGGTGGTGGTGCCCGATAAACAGCTCTCCCTGGCCATCGGCAAGGAGGGGCAGAACGCCCGCCTGGCGGCCAAGCTCACGGGCTGGCGCATCGATATCAAGCCCGAGTCCATGGTGGAGCGGCTGGCCGCCCCCAAAGTGGGGGCTGTCGTTGAGGAGAGACGACCATTGCAGCCTTGGGAGGAGGTCATAGAACGGGAAGAGGTGGTGGCTGTGGAGGCCCCCATGGCCGAAGCCCCTGCCGAGGCCCCCTCTGAGGCCCCCGCCGAGGAGGTGGCCGCGCCTCAGCCAACGGCTCGCCCCGTCATCCGCTTCGCCGAGGAGGTGCTGGGGGAGCGGCGTCGACTGGAGAAGGAGGAGGTAAAGGCCAAGCGCAAGAAGGGACGCCGCCCCCGCCCCACGGACGAGGAAGAGGAGCTCCTGGAGGAGTGGGAGGAGCTTTAG
- a CDS encoding MFS transporter, with protein sequence MMAAVESLSQLSTRAKALAVAGAMMAMFTAAMDQTLVGTAMPRIVGSLGGLGLFPWVFTAYMVSSTTVVPIVGRLTDMYGRKPFYLAGIAVLVAGSMLAGLSSSMPQLIAFRALQGIGGGMVMGITFIVVGDLFPPAERSKYVGLFTGVFAAASVLGPLIGGALTDYVHWRWVFYVNFPLGAMAMLAVAVGLPAVRPVAQGTAPDWWGFALLPALVVPLLLALSWGGSRFQWLSLPMASMFGAVALLLILFVVVERRAAWPVLPLSLLGNQVFAVAAAISFLLGTSMFGAISFIPMFVQGVLGASATNSGLITMPLTVALALSSTLGGQVIARLGRYKLVNLLGLAVVALAVYLFSRIGITTARAEVTRNMVILGTGMGLTLPVLTLAVQNAVPYRMLGIATSSIQFIRQVGAVMGVALLGSRLNAVFAQQLAQGMPPELRSLPPEMSSILRNPDFFLSPQRMAALQERFAALGGRGMELFEALLGTVRLALASGIAEAFAIALFLSLPSLALGLLLKEIPLRKAHVVEPERPVLPVQTMTLQGFGDGPSPPDPAPPPEEAELRREVAALREQVAYLRQMAHRRAQAPSLTSLHQEVDALRQELRLLAQELCHLAPGASPAQGGSEEWSRLLEEILREVRSLRESLQGEWRRRLTQH encoded by the coding sequence ATGATGGCAGCGGTGGAGAGCCTATCCCAGTTGAGCACCCGGGCCAAGGCCCTGGCGGTGGCTGGGGCCATGATGGCCATGTTCACGGCGGCCATGGACCAGACGCTGGTGGGCACGGCCATGCCTCGCATCGTGGGGAGCCTGGGGGGACTTGGCCTCTTCCCATGGGTCTTCACCGCCTACATGGTCTCCTCCACCACCGTGGTACCCATAGTGGGTAGGCTTACGGACATGTATGGCCGCAAGCCCTTCTATCTGGCGGGCATCGCCGTGCTGGTGGCGGGATCCATGTTGGCGGGCCTCTCCTCCAGCATGCCCCAGCTCATCGCCTTCCGCGCCCTGCAGGGAATAGGGGGAGGGATGGTGATGGGCATCACCTTCATCGTGGTCGGCGACCTCTTCCCTCCCGCCGAGAGGAGCAAGTATGTGGGGCTGTTCACCGGGGTGTTCGCCGCCGCCAGCGTCCTGGGCCCCCTCATCGGTGGCGCCCTTACCGACTACGTCCACTGGCGGTGGGTGTTCTATGTGAACTTCCCCCTGGGGGCCATGGCCATGTTGGCGGTAGCGGTGGGGCTGCCGGCGGTGCGGCCCGTAGCCCAGGGGACGGCGCCGGACTGGTGGGGTTTTGCCTTGCTTCCGGCGTTGGTGGTGCCCTTGCTGTTGGCCCTCTCTTGGGGCGGGAGCCGGTTCCAGTGGCTCTCGCTGCCCATGGCCTCCATGTTCGGGGCAGTGGCCCTCCTGCTGATCCTGTTCGTGGTGGTTGAGAGGAGGGCAGCCTGGCCGGTCCTGCCCTTGTCCCTGCTGGGCAACCAAGTGTTCGCCGTGGCAGCAGCCATCTCCTTCCTATTGGGGACGTCCATGTTTGGTGCCATATCCTTCATCCCCATGTTCGTGCAAGGGGTGTTGGGGGCATCGGCTACCAATTCGGGGCTCATCACCATGCCCCTGACAGTGGCCTTGGCCCTATCCAGCACCTTGGGGGGCCAGGTGATAGCCCGGTTGGGCCGCTATAAGTTGGTCAACCTGTTGGGGCTGGCGGTAGTGGCGCTGGCCGTCTACCTCTTCTCCCGGATAGGCATCACCACCGCCAGGGCGGAGGTGACACGGAACATGGTCATACTGGGCACGGGGATGGGGCTGACCCTGCCCGTCCTCACCCTGGCTGTGCAGAACGCTGTGCCCTATAGGATGTTGGGCATAGCCACCTCCTCCATCCAGTTCATCCGGCAGGTGGGGGCGGTGATGGGGGTGGCGCTGCTAGGCTCACGCCTCAATGCCGTCTTCGCCCAGCAGCTGGCCCAGGGCATGCCTCCAGAGCTCCGATCCCTGCCGCCGGAGATGTCTTCCATTCTACGTAACCCCGACTTCTTCCTGAGCCCACAGCGGATGGCCGCCCTGCAGGAGCGCTTTGCTGCCCTAGGAGGGAGGGGGATGGAGCTGTTCGAGGCCTTGCTGGGGACGGTGCGCTTGGCGCTGGCGTCGGGCATCGCCGAGGCCTTTGCCATCGCCCTTTTCCTCTCCCTGCCGAGCCTGGCCCTGGGCCTGCTGCTTAAGGAGATACCGCTGCGCAAGGCCCACGTGGTGGAGCCGGAGCGGCCCGTCCTGCCTGTCCAGACGATGACCCTGCAGGGGTTCGGGGACGGCCCATCCCCTCCCGATCCTGCCCCTCCCCCGGAGGAGGCCGAGCTGAGACGCGAGGTGGCGGCGCTGCGGGAGCAGGTGGCCTATCTGCGCCAGATGGCCCATCGCCGTGCCCAGGCCCCATCCCTGACCTCCTTGCACCAGGAGGTGGACGCCCTACGCCAGGAGCTACGGCTTTTGGCACAAGAGCTCTGCCATCTCGCCCCCGGGGCCTCGCCAGCCCAAGGCGGAAGCGAGGAATGGTCTCGCCTTTTGGAGGAGATCTTGAGGGAGGTGCGGAGCCTGCGGGAGTCCCTGCAAGGGGAGTGGCGGAGACGGCTCACGCAGCACTGA
- a CDS encoding molybdenum cofactor guanylyltransferase: protein MTAHPPTSAIVLAGGRSRRLGQDKALLDLGQGPLLVHTVTLASQLCPDVVVVTDLPGRYRHLGLDVRWACDRIAGAGPLAGLEAGLQTIQHDFALLLACDYPFLDPRLLGYMLARPRDYEALVPLWEGRWHPLQAVYARSCLPVVQEALSKGERSMEALLSRLQLRAVTAQEIRLIDPQGLSLFNLNTPQDLAWARSLLAQRAQGG, encoded by the coding sequence ATGACAGCCCATCCGCCCACTAGCGCCATCGTCCTGGCCGGCGGCCGCTCCCGTCGCCTCGGCCAGGACAAGGCCCTTCTGGACCTGGGGCAGGGCCCCCTTTTGGTGCACACCGTAACCTTGGCCTCCCAGCTCTGCCCCGATGTGGTGGTGGTGACAGACCTCCCAGGCCGCTACCGCCACCTAGGGCTAGATGTGCGCTGGGCCTGCGACCGCATCGCCGGGGCTGGCCCTCTGGCGGGCCTGGAGGCGGGCCTCCAGACCATCCAGCACGATTTCGCCCTCCTCCTGGCCTGCGACTACCCCTTTCTCGACCCTAGGCTGCTGGGCTACATGCTGGCCCGCCCCCGCGACTACGAGGCCCTAGTGCCCCTCTGGGAAGGGCGGTGGCACCCCCTCCAGGCCGTCTACGCCCGCTCCTGCCTCCCCGTGGTCCAGGAAGCCTTGTCGAAGGGCGAGAGGAGCATGGAGGCCCTCCTATCCCGCCTCCAGCTGCGGGCCGTCACCGCTCAAGAGATAAGGCTTATAGACCCCCAGGGCCTCAGCCTCTTCAACCTCAACACCCCCCAGGACCTGGCATGGGCCCGCTCCCTCCTAGCCCAAAGGGCCCAAGGAGGATAG
- a CDS encoding glycerophosphodiester phosphodiesterase — protein MAISAAQALQAQGPPLAIAHAFGNRRELVVRALQAGVDVVEVDVWFWGGRFWARHERRLGFLPVLLDRRRYAYHGLGPWVLPLGPFYIRLDLAPLPLEEVAQLIAGRALLLWDAKGSHSPAAARRYAHRLREMLRRLDFSPYVMVCGQDWQLLETIGEHVDGVPLLFTVETPRQWEALLGSPSPPQGLSLHRALADEARTSYLRARGIPFLCWTVDDQDEATRLLSLGARGIISNRLDLLVGLRSISAA, from the coding sequence ATGGCCATTAGCGCCGCCCAGGCCCTGCAGGCCCAGGGGCCCCCCCTGGCCATAGCACATGCCTTCGGCAACCGACGCGAACTGGTGGTCCGCGCCCTCCAGGCAGGGGTAGATGTGGTGGAGGTGGACGTCTGGTTCTGGGGTGGGCGCTTCTGGGCCCGCCATGAGCGGCGCTTAGGCTTCTTACCGGTCTTACTGGACCGTCGTCGCTATGCCTACCACGGCCTGGGGCCATGGGTCCTCCCCTTAGGCCCCTTCTACATCCGCCTGGACCTGGCCCCCCTCCCCCTGGAGGAAGTGGCGCAACTCATTGCCGGGCGTGCCCTCCTGCTGTGGGATGCCAAGGGCAGCCACTCCCCTGCTGCCGCGCGCCGCTATGCCCATCGACTGCGGGAGATGTTGCGGCGTCTGGACTTTTCGCCCTATGTGATGGTCTGCGGGCAGGACTGGCAGCTCCTGGAGACGATAGGTGAGCATGTGGACGGCGTCCCCCTTCTCTTCACCGTGGAGACGCCTCGGCAGTGGGAGGCCCTCTTAGGCAGCCCATCCCCGCCCCAGGGCCTCTCCCTACACCGCGCCTTGGCCGACGAGGCCCGCACATCCTATCTACGGGCGCGGGGCATCCCCTTCCTCTGCTGGACGGTGGACGACCAGGATGAGGCCACGAGGCTCCTCTCCCTGGGGGCCAGGGGCATCATCAGCAACCGCTTAGACCTCCTGGTGGGGCTCAGGAGCATCAGTGCTGCGTGA
- a CDS encoding AAA family ATPase produces MKAEGTLLEGLKRPEAYPHPVERVEVVQTHISYVFLAGDYAYKVKKPLNLGFLDYSTLRKRHFYCRREVELNRRYCPETYLGVVPIVRGREGLQVGGRGRPVEYAVMMRRIPQEAMLDHMVERGEATPELLASIGRHLAEAHARSPTSPHMARLGTWAIAYAWRENFAQWAPMVGELITAEQDALLRGYVEWFLRRRRPLLRQRAQEGRVRDCHGDLRAESIAILPQGRICIMDCIEFNRRLRYTDVVGDVAFLAMDLERRGRPDLARAFVEAYVEASGDHGLWEVLDFYLCYRAAVRGKVEGIRAHQPEVPAQERAEAAASARRFFELACRYARRHWPCLIITCGLAGVGKSTLARALGLEVISSDVVRKELAGLPPNARRPEAFGAGIYSPRMTERTYHALIERGRHLLRQGRWVVLDATFLRRRHREMARRMAAQEGVRFLCVLLEAPAGEVRRRMERREEEGTDFSDARWEVYLAQREAWEPPDDIPPSQLLALDATRPPEELARAVLGFLGR; encoded by the coding sequence GTGAAGGCTGAGGGGACGCTGCTGGAAGGGCTAAAGAGGCCGGAGGCCTATCCCCACCCGGTGGAGCGGGTGGAGGTGGTGCAGACGCACATCTCATACGTATTTCTGGCTGGGGACTACGCTTACAAGGTGAAGAAGCCCCTGAACCTGGGCTTTCTAGACTACTCCACCCTGCGCAAGCGCCACTTTTACTGTCGGCGGGAGGTGGAGCTGAACCGCCGCTACTGTCCCGAGACCTATTTAGGGGTGGTGCCCATCGTCAGGGGGCGTGAAGGTCTGCAGGTGGGGGGGCGGGGGAGGCCCGTGGAGTACGCGGTGATGATGCGCCGCATCCCCCAGGAAGCCATGTTAGACCACATGGTGGAGAGAGGGGAGGCCACGCCAGAGCTGCTGGCCAGCATCGGGCGCCATCTGGCGGAGGCCCACGCCCGCTCCCCCACCAGCCCCCATATGGCCCGCCTGGGCACATGGGCCATCGCCTATGCCTGGCGGGAGAACTTCGCTCAGTGGGCGCCCATGGTGGGGGAGCTCATCACCGCTGAGCAGGACGCGCTATTGCGCGGCTACGTGGAGTGGTTCCTGAGGCGTCGCCGCCCCCTCCTGCGCCAACGGGCCCAAGAGGGGCGGGTGAGGGATTGCCATGGCGACCTCCGGGCGGAGAGCATCGCCATCCTGCCCCAGGGGCGCATATGTATCATGGACTGCATAGAATTCAACCGCCGCCTCCGCTACACAGATGTGGTGGGGGACGTGGCCTTCCTGGCCATGGACCTGGAGAGGCGGGGCCGGCCCGACCTGGCACGGGCCTTCGTGGAGGCCTACGTGGAGGCCTCCGGCGACCACGGGCTGTGGGAGGTGCTGGACTTTTACCTCTGCTATCGGGCGGCGGTGCGGGGCAAGGTGGAGGGGATCCGCGCCCACCAGCCAGAGGTGCCGGCCCAGGAGCGGGCGGAAGCAGCTGCTTCCGCCCGCCGCTTCTTCGAGCTGGCCTGTCGCTACGCCCGGCGCCACTGGCCCTGCCTCATCATCACATGTGGTCTGGCGGGGGTGGGGAAGTCCACCCTAGCCCGTGCTCTCGGCCTGGAGGTGATCTCATCAGACGTGGTGCGAAAGGAGCTGGCCGGACTCCCCCCCAATGCCCGCCGGCCGGAGGCCTTCGGCGCCGGCATCTACTCCCCCCGCATGACGGAACGCACCTACCATGCCCTCATAGAGCGGGGGCGCCATCTCCTGCGCCAGGGGCGCTGGGTGGTGCTGGACGCCACCTTCCTAAGGCGTCGCCACCGGGAGATGGCCCGCCGCATGGCCGCCCAAGAGGGGGTGCGCTTCCTATGCGTCCTCCTCGAGGCTCCGGCAGGCGAAGTGCGACGCCGCATGGAGCGACGTGAGGAGGAAGGGACGGACTTCTCCGACGCCCGCTGGGAGGTCTACCTGGCCCAAAGGGAGGCCTGGGAGCCCCCCGACGACATACCACCGTCCCAATTGCTGGCCCTGGACGCCACCCGCCCCCCCGAGGAGCTGGCGCGCGCCGTCCTGGGCTTCCTGGGCAGGTGA
- the mobB gene encoding molybdopterin-guanine dinucleotide biosynthesis protein B gives MAEEGRLPVLAVVGPSGAGKTTVLAALIGELARRGYRVAAIKHSHHPGLMPDTPGKDSHRLWEAGAQAVALVGPDLLALRWRGGHGRDLPQLLTLLRGMADIILVEGYSAQPIPRIEVWRQGLGPPPRPAAGRILAMVGHAPSDWEGPTFQPWQTAQLADLVERELGLRRP, from the coding sequence ATGGCCGAGGAGGGCCGCTTGCCCGTCCTGGCCGTGGTGGGGCCCTCCGGGGCAGGCAAGACCACCGTCCTTGCAGCCCTCATCGGCGAGCTGGCCCGCCGCGGCTACCGGGTGGCGGCCATCAAACACTCACACCACCCCGGCCTCATGCCCGACACCCCCGGCAAGGACTCCCACCGCCTGTGGGAGGCGGGGGCCCAGGCCGTCGCCCTGGTGGGCCCCGACCTGCTGGCCCTGCGATGGCGGGGAGGGCATGGACGGGACCTACCCCAACTCCTCACCTTGCTGAGGGGAATGGCGGACATCATATTGGTGGAGGGGTATTCGGCCCAGCCCATACCGCGCATCGAGGTGTGGCGCCAAGGTCTTGGCCCTCCCCCCAGGCCTGCTGCAGGCAGGATTCTGGCAATGGTAGGCCATGCCCCTTCAGACTGGGAGGGGCCCACCTTCCAGCCCTGGCAGACCGCCCAACTGGCCGACCTGGTGGAGAGGGAGCTGGGCCTCCGTCGCCCATGA